A region of Dermochelys coriacea isolate rDerCor1 chromosome 1, rDerCor1.pri.v4, whole genome shotgun sequence DNA encodes the following proteins:
- the LOC119859669 gene encoding olfactory receptor 52E4-like, with protein sequence MSRYNHSSPSTFLLMGVPGLEATHFWIAFPFCAVYAVALLGNFILLFVIKTEPSLHLPMYYFLCMLAGIDLVLTTSTMPKILSIFWFHSHEISFECCVVQMFFIHSFSAMESGVLLAMAFDRYIAICKPLRYTAILNNAIIAKIGLAVFVRGIGVFTPFTYIVSHLPYCGPRVISHSYCEHMAVVKLACGDTMPNYVYGIMAATLVVGSDSIFIAISYILILRAVLSLSSRGARLKSFSTCGSHLCVILLFYTPGLFSFYAQRWGQNIPTHIHILLADLYVLVPPMLNPIIYGMKTKQIRGRMLSHSIQRDSRLGFDPH encoded by the coding sequence ATGTCACGTTACAATCACTCCAGCCCTTCCACCTTCCTCCTAATGGGAGTTCCGGGGCTAGAGGCCACCCACTTCTGGATCGCCTTTCCGTTCTGTGCCGTGTACGCTGTGGCCCTGCTGGGGAACTTCATTCTCCTCTTTGTGATCAAGACGGAGCCGAGCCTGCACCTGCCCATGTACTACTTCCTCTGCATGCTGGCAGGCATTGACCTGGTGCTCACCACTTCCACCATGCCCAAGATCTTGAGCATCTTCTGGTTCCATTCCCATGAAATCAGCTTTGAGTGCTGCGTGGTCCAGATGTTCTTCATTCACAGTTTCTCTGCCATGGAGTCGGGGGTGTTGCTGGCCATGGCCTTCGACCGCTACATCGCCATCTGCAAGCCATTGCGCTACACCGCCATCCTCAACAACGCCATCATCGCCAAAATCGGGTTAGCCGTCTTTGTGCGGGGCATCGGCGTGTTTACCCCCTTTACGTACATAGTCAGCCACCTGCCCTACTGTGGGCCCAGGGTCATCTCCCACTCCTACTGCGAGCACATGGCTGTGGTGAAGCTGGCCTGTGGGGACACCATGCCCAACTATGTCTATGGGATAATGGCCGCCACCCTTGTGGTGGGCTCAGACTCCATCTTCATCGCCATTTCCTACATCCTGATCCTCCGGGCCGTTCTGAGCCTCTCATCCAGGGGCGCGCGCCTGAAATCCTTCAGCACCTGTGGCTCCCACTTGTGCGTCATCCTGCTCTTCTACACCCCGGGGCTGTTCTCCTTCTACGCGCAGCGCTGGGGCCAGAACATCCCCACGCACATCCACATCCTGCTGGCAGACCTCTACGTTCTGGTGCCGCCCATGCTGAACCCCATCATATACGGCATGAAGACCAAGCAGATCAGGGGCCGGATGCTGAGCCATTCTATCCAAAGAGACTCCAGGCTGGGCTTTGACCCCCACTAG
- the LOC119847708 gene encoding olfactory receptor 52K2-like: MSKFNQTCPNPSTFLLTGIPSLESEHVWISIPFCLRYLIALIGNGTVLFVVKQEETLHEPMYYFLSMLAVIDLSLTTAVIPKMLSIFWLYSREISFGACFLQMFFIHTFTVVESGVLLAMSLDRYVAIYNPLRYKTVLTSSKVAQIGLLSLARGVGFVTPLTCLLTNLPYCKTNVIPRSYCEHMAVMQLARKDFAVSDLYCIIVATALVGTDFIFITCSYGIILRSVLRLSSQEARLKAFSTCSSHVCVILLFYLGGLLSMYLHIFKLSLAPHTQVLVADLYLIVPPMLNPVIYGMKSKQIRKQVFKLFGQRKVLAEASI, translated from the coding sequence ATGTCAAAATTCAATCAGACTTGCCCTAACCCCTCTACGTTCCTGCTGACCGGCATTCCCAGCCTGGAATCTGAGCACGTCTGGATATCCATCCCGTTCTGCCTCAGATACCTGATTGCTCTGATAGGAAATGGTACTGTCCTCTTCGTTGTAAAGCAGGAGGAGACCCTCCATGAGCCCATGTACTATTTCCTGTCCATGCTGGCAGTCATTGATCTATCCCTCACAACTGCCGTTATCcccaaaatgctgagcatcttctgGCTGTATTCCAGAGAGATCAGCTTTGGGGCCTGCTTCCTCCAGATGTTCTTCATCCACACCTTCACTGTAGTGGAGTCGGGGGTGCTCTTGGCCATGTCTTTAGACCGATACGTGGCTATCTACAACCCCTTGAGATACAAGACTGTCTTAACCAGCTCAAAGGTTGCCCAGATTGGGCTGCTGTCCCTTGCTAGAGGGGTGGGGTTTGTGACGCCCTTAACCTGCCTTCTAACCAATCTGCCCTACTGTAAAACGAATGTCATCCCTCGTTCCTATTGCGAGCACATGGCCGTGATGCAGCTGGCCCGCAAAGACTTTGCAGTCAGCGACCTGTACTGCATCATTGTGGCCACAGCACTAGTGGGGACAGACTTCATCTTCATCACCTGCTCTTACGGCATAATCCTCCGCTCCGTCCTACGGCTCTCGTCTCAGGAGGCGCGTCTCAAGGCCttcagcacctgcagctcccatgtcTGTGTCATCCTGCTCTTCTACTTGGGAGGGCTCCTTTCTATGTACCTGCATATTTTTAAGCTCAGCCTTGCTCCTCACACCCAGGTCTTGGTGGCTGACCTGTACCTCATTGTTCCCCCCATGTTAAACCCAGTCATCTATGGCATGAAGTCCAAGCAGATCCGGAAACAGGTCTTTAAGCTCTTTGGCCAAAGAAAGGTCTTAGCAGAAGCCAGTATCTAG